A part of Scophthalmus maximus strain ysfricsl-2021 chromosome 20, ASM2237912v1, whole genome shotgun sequence genomic DNA contains:
- the LOC118284790 gene encoding proteinase-activated receptor 3, producing MEVFYINSSVLLVSHRPLNVTPQQTVYEHCKDMPTVIIWYLGLQFINMFLGIPANLTVLWLIHKNKGDSSTSDIFILHLAVLDMLFCLIPPLELANIVFLTTSSTWYVLRFFYGIKDSSPLFLSCICLDRYVAVVHPITFTELKDRQHRAVLAMAVWLITLAYAAAKCVGNIAHFEKVFTAMILTAFAFMVFCNITILWVLRQSGPGRDEKHPVKKRAFKMVLIILAIIVFNYFPPVALFPFQDYFSADVFSCYIHYLAFGLMDFSSTIQPMLYLSKEKMPRSLDCCRTSTTHVQ from the coding sequence ATGGAGGTCTTTTACATCAACTCCTCTGTGCTCTTGGTCTCTCACAGACCCCTCAACGTTACCCCTCAACAGACGGTCTACGAGCATTGCAAAGACATGCCCACCGTCATCATTTGGTACTTGGGCCTGCAGTTCATCAACATGTTCCTGGGCATCCCGGCCAACCTCACGGTGCTGTGGCTCATCCACAAGAACAAGGGCGATTCGTCCACCTCAGATATCTTCATCCTTCACCTGGCGGTTTTGGACATGCTCTTCTGTCTCATCCCTCCTCTGGAGCTGGCCAACATCGTCTTCctcaccaccagcagcacctggTACGTCCTGCGCTTCTTCTACGGCATCAAAGACTCCTCGCCGCTGTTCCTATCCTGCATCTGCCTGGACCGGTACGTGGCCGTGGTCCACCCCATCACCTTCACCGAGCTCAAGGACCGCCAGCACAGAGCAGTCCTGGCCATGGCGGTCTGGCTGATCACTCTGGCCTACGCCGCCGCTAAATGCGTGGGCAACATTGCCCACTTTGAGAAGGTCTTCACGGCGATGATCCTGACGGCGTTCGCCTTCATGGTCTTCTGCAACATCACTATTCTCTGGGTGCTGCGGCAGTCCGGGCCCGGCCGAGACGAGAAGCACCCCGTGAAGAAGAGGGCCTTCAAGATGGTCCTCATCATCCTGGCCATCATCGTGTTCAACTACTTCCCGCCCGTGGCACTGTTCCCGTTCCAGGACTACTTCTCTGCCGACGTGTTCAGTTGCTATATTCACTATCTCGCCTTTGGCCTGATGGACTTCAGCAGCACCATTCAGCCCATGCTCTACCTCTCCAAGGAGAAGATGCCGCGGAGCCTCGACTGTTGTCGCACAAGCACGACTCATGTCCAATAG